The stretch of DNA CCTCGACGACCGCGCGGTAGCCCGCGATGTTGGCCATCGACGACAGCACGTCCATCGACTGCGCCCGCGAGATGCGCGGCACGGCATCCATCGCGAGGACGGTCAGCGGGCGGGCCGACAGCGCCTCGAGCAGCTCGGGGCTGGTCGCCGGCGCGATCAGGCTGACCAGCGTCGCATGGTCGTTGAGCCGGTCGATCTCGGCGGTGCTCGGCGGGTTGACCTTGAGGACGACGTCGGCCGTCCATGCCTCCTCCCCCGTGACGACGGAGGCACCGGCCTCCGCGAACGCCTCGTCGGCGAACGCGGCCTTCGCCCCGGCCCCGGACTCGACGCTCACGTCGTACCCGAGCTTCAGCAGACGTGCGACCGTCGCGGGAGTCGCAGCGACCCGGGTCTCCCCGGCACGCGACTCGGCGACCACTCCGATCCTCATTCCGCGGACACTAGCGGAGGCCTCGGGAACCGACCACTGGATGAGACCGGTGTCTCAGGTACTGGCGGTATCTGAAACTTCCGGCCATCCGGACGACAAGTTCACGCGTTCCGCCCTCAATGGCCACCTGGCTGCTGGTTCCCATCAGTTCATGGGAACCAGCAGCCCACCATGGTTCTCCCTCACTCACCTGCGGATGCAACCCCAGGTGAGCGAGGGATTCCCATCCATTGATGGGAATCAGCATCGACGGCGACGGGTCGAGCCGGGCGTCAGCAGCCGGCCAGGACGTCCTGCAGGGCGGCCTTCTCGGCGGAGTCGACGCTGAGACCCCACCGGTACTTCACGGCGATCCAGTCCGACACGTACGTGCAGCGGTAGCCGGTGGCGGGCGGGAGCCAGGAGTCCGGATCCTGGTCGCTCTTGGACCGGTTCGTCGACGCCGACACCGCGATCAGGCTGCGGGCGTCGCCGAGGTCGTTGGCGAACGACTCGCGTCGACTCGCCGTCCAGCCCGAAGCACCGGAGATCCACGCCTCCTTCAACGGCACCATGTGGTCGATGTCGAGGCTTCCCGCGTCGGTGAAGCGCACGTTGTCGTAACGCGACAGCCAGGAGCCCGACGTGATCGTGCAGGTGCCGGTGCGCCCGGTCGCCGACGACGACTCGTCCATGAGCACCTCGGCGCGCGTGTTGCAGCCGTCGCCGTCGGCGTCGATCCAGTGCCGGAACGCGTCGCGGTCGTAGGTCGTGCCGTTGGCCTCCGCCCGCACGGTCAGCTCGGCGAGCTGCGACTCCGGCGACGCCGACGCGGCTGGTGCGACGAGGACGGTCGCGACGAGCGTCGCGACCAGCAGGCCGACGACGTGGGTGAGGCGGCGCCGTCGCCGCCCGACGGCGGGACGGACGTGGACGGTGGACGAGGCAGCACGAAGCGGCATGGCGGGACTCCCCCCGAAGTCACTGGTCAGGTCGAGAGGACCCTAGGCTGCGCCGTCGCCCGTCCGGAAGGCTCGGAACCAGACGTTCACCCGAACGTCATCAACCGCGTCCCTGCGCGCCCACGCCGGCCGTCGGTGGCGTGGCGGGAGCCGGCCGGCCCAGGTGGTAGCCCTGGAGCAGCCGGTAGCCGAGCGACTCGAGCGCGGTCTGCTGCTCCGCCGTCTCCACTCCCTCGGCCACGACGTCGATGCCGATCCCCTGGGCCATCGCGACCACCCCGGCGCAGACCGAGCGCGCCCGGCGCGAGTGCGTCATGCGGGCGACGAACGACCCGTCGAGCTTGACGACGTCGACGGGCAGGTCGACGAGGTGCGCCAGAGTGCTGTAGCCCGTCCCGAAGTCATCCACCGCGATCCGCACCCCGTGGTCGCGCAGGGCGAAGAGGTCGACGACCAGACCGCCCGTCACGTCGAGCAGCTGCGTCTCGGTGATCTCGAGGACGAGCATCGACGGCGGCAGCCCGACCTCGTCGAGCACCGACAGCACCCGTGCCACCAGACCCGCCCGACCCAGCTCGACGGCCGAGACGTTCACGTGCACCGGCACCGGCGTGCCCTGGGCAGCCAGC from Aeromicrobium erythreum encodes:
- a CDS encoding HNH endonuclease family protein, whose translation is MPLRAASSTVHVRPAVGRRRRRLTHVVGLLVATLVATVLVAPAASASPESQLAELTVRAEANGTTYDRDAFRHWIDADGDGCNTRAEVLMDESSSATGRTGTCTITSGSWLSRYDNVRFTDAGSLDIDHMVPLKEAWISGASGWTASRRESFANDLGDARSLIAVSASTNRSKSDQDPDSWLPPATGYRCTYVSDWIAVKYRWGLSVDSAEKAALQDVLAGC